From the Streptomyces sp. KMM 9044 genome, one window contains:
- a CDS encoding amidase encodes MTQGTDPSTLTSRTAVQLLDGYRTGAFGPVEVTRAALERAEAIRPQVNAFVRLLSDQALEQAAASQERWRRGEPRGLLDGVPVTVKDILLLRGAPTLRGSRAVDPAGPWEEDAPSVARLREHGAVFLGKTTTPEFGWKGVTDSPLSGVTGNPYDPARTAGGSSGGAAAAVALGAGPLALGTDGGGSVRIPAAFCGIFALKPTYGRVPLYPASAFGTLAHVGPMTRDAADAALLMDVISGPDSRDWSALAPAPVSFREGLDGGVRGLRVAYSPSLGGQVAVVPEVAAAVRRAVERLAALGAYVEETDPDFSDPADAFHTLWFSGAARVVQHLTREQRKLLDPGLQEICAAGARRSALDYLAAVDVRMDLGRRMGRFHDTYDLLVTPTVPRTAFEAGVEAPKGSGHRRWTGWTPFTYPFNLTQQPAASVPVGTDAAGLPIGVQLVAARHADALVLRAAHALYGSGVTPSGS; translated from the coding sequence ATGACCCAAGGCACCGACCCCAGCACCCTCACGTCCCGCACCGCCGTGCAGCTGCTCGACGGCTACCGCACCGGCGCGTTCGGTCCCGTGGAGGTGACCCGCGCGGCGCTGGAGCGGGCGGAGGCGATCCGGCCCCAGGTGAACGCGTTCGTCCGGCTGCTGTCCGATCAGGCGCTGGAGCAGGCCGCCGCGTCCCAGGAGCGGTGGCGGCGCGGCGAGCCGCGCGGGCTGCTCGACGGGGTGCCGGTCACGGTGAAGGACATCCTGCTGCTGCGCGGCGCCCCGACCCTGCGCGGCTCGCGTGCCGTCGACCCGGCGGGCCCGTGGGAGGAGGACGCGCCGTCGGTGGCGCGGCTGCGGGAGCACGGCGCCGTCTTCCTGGGCAAGACGACGACCCCCGAGTTCGGCTGGAAGGGCGTGACGGACTCCCCGCTCAGCGGTGTCACCGGCAACCCGTACGACCCGGCGCGCACCGCGGGCGGGTCCAGCGGGGGCGCGGCGGCGGCCGTGGCCCTGGGCGCGGGGCCGCTGGCACTGGGGACGGACGGCGGCGGCAGCGTCCGCATCCCGGCGGCGTTCTGCGGGATCTTCGCCCTGAAGCCGACGTACGGGAGGGTACCGCTGTATCCGGCGAGCGCGTTCGGCACACTGGCGCACGTCGGCCCGATGACGCGGGACGCGGCGGACGCGGCGCTGCTGATGGATGTGATCAGTGGGCCGGACTCGCGCGACTGGTCGGCACTGGCACCGGCACCCGTCTCCTTCCGGGAAGGGCTGGACGGCGGGGTGCGGGGGCTGCGGGTGGCGTACTCGCCGTCACTGGGCGGCCAGGTGGCGGTGGTCCCGGAGGTGGCGGCCGCGGTACGGCGGGCGGTGGAGCGCCTCGCCGCGCTCGGTGCGTACGTGGAGGAGACCGACCCGGACTTCTCCGACCCGGCGGACGCCTTCCACACCCTGTGGTTCTCCGGAGCGGCGCGGGTGGTGCAGCACCTCACCCGTGAACAACGGAAGCTGCTGGACCCCGGACTGCAGGAGATCTGCGCGGCCGGGGCGCGCCGGTCGGCGCTGGACTACCTGGCGGCGGTCGACGTCCGGATGGACCTGGGCCGGCGCATGGGCCGCTTCCACGACACCTACGACCTGCTGGTCACCCCGACCGTGCCCCGCACGGCGTTCGAGGCGGGTGTGGAGGCGCCGAAGGGTTCCGGTCACCGGCGGTGGACGGGCTGGACCCCGTTCACCTACCCGTTCAACCTGACGCAGCAGCCCGCGGCGAGTGTCCCCGTGGGCACCGACGCGGCCGGGCTGCCGATCGGCGTCCAGCTCGTGGCCGCCCGCCACGCCGACGCGCTGGTGCTGCGGGCGGCCCACGCGCTGTACGGGTCCGGGGTCACGCCCTCCGGAAGCTGA
- a CDS encoding DUF3830 family protein encodes MIDRYVEVSLVKRGITCTARLLDDRAPVTCAAVWDSLPLSGDVYHAKYARNEIYALFPPFAPAEPPLENPTVTPVPGDLCYFSFAGAELGTKAYGYDREVGPGATVVDLALFYERNNLLLNGDVGWVPGIVWGQVVEGLTEMAEGCNDLWRAGAAGETLSFRRA; translated from the coding sequence ATGATTGACCGATACGTCGAGGTCTCGCTGGTCAAACGCGGAATCACCTGTACGGCACGGTTGCTCGACGACCGGGCACCGGTCACCTGCGCGGCCGTCTGGGACTCCCTGCCTCTGTCCGGCGACGTCTACCACGCCAAATACGCCCGCAACGAGATCTACGCGCTCTTCCCGCCGTTCGCCCCCGCCGAGCCGCCGCTGGAGAATCCGACGGTCACGCCCGTCCCGGGAGACCTCTGCTACTTCTCCTTCGCGGGCGCGGAACTGGGCACCAAGGCCTACGGCTACGACCGCGAGGTCGGCCCCGGTGCCACGGTCGTGGACCTGGCCCTGTTCTACGAACGCAACAACCTGCTGCTGAACGGCGACGTGGGCTGGGTGCCCGGCATCGTCTGGGGCCAGGTCGTCGAGGGCCTCACGGAGATGGCCGAGGGGTGCAACGACCTGTGGCGCGCCGGAGCGGCGGGGGAGACCCTCAGCTTCCGGAGGGCGTGA
- the ehuB gene encoding ectoine/hydroxyectoine ABC transporter substrate-binding protein EhuB: MVPPLGKPLRQRGEASASAGPSRRSLLAGVAALGALGAAGCSRVPTEASTGGGDQLERLKAAGVVRLGIAGEIPFGYIDKDGNLTGEAPELAKVVFKRLGVDRVQPVPTEFGSLIPGLNSQQFDIVAAGMYINPERCEQVIFSDPDYQMLDSFIVRKGNPKGLTSYKDVVEKGAKFATGTGYAEIAYAVEAGYPEGDILIVPDQVAGLNAVEAGRVDVFAGTALTTREVVKKSAKAEVTEPFQPIVDGEPHTDGGGFAFRPAETNLRDAFNAELAKLKESGELLRILRPFGFTEDEMTDLTAKELCGG, encoded by the coding sequence ATGGTTCCACCACTGGGAAAACCACTGAGACAACGCGGGGAAGCGTCCGCGTCCGCCGGGCCCTCCCGCCGGTCGCTGCTCGCGGGGGTGGCGGCGCTCGGCGCGCTCGGCGCCGCGGGCTGTTCGCGCGTGCCCACCGAAGCGAGCACGGGCGGCGGTGACCAGCTCGAACGGCTCAAGGCGGCAGGTGTGGTCCGCCTGGGTATCGCCGGCGAGATCCCCTTCGGTTACATCGACAAGGACGGCAACCTGACCGGCGAGGCGCCGGAACTCGCGAAGGTCGTCTTCAAGCGGCTCGGGGTGGACCGGGTCCAGCCCGTCCCCACCGAGTTCGGCTCGCTGATCCCGGGTCTGAACTCGCAGCAGTTCGACATCGTGGCCGCCGGGATGTACATCAATCCCGAGCGCTGCGAGCAGGTCATATTCTCCGACCCCGACTACCAGATGCTCGATTCGTTCATCGTGCGCAAGGGCAACCCGAAGGGGCTGACCAGCTACAAGGACGTCGTCGAGAAGGGGGCGAAGTTCGCCACCGGCACCGGGTACGCGGAGATCGCGTACGCCGTCGAGGCCGGGTACCCGGAGGGCGACATACTCATCGTCCCCGACCAGGTCGCCGGGCTGAACGCCGTGGAGGCCGGCCGGGTCGACGTCTTCGCCGGTACGGCGCTCACCACCCGCGAGGTGGTGAAGAAGTCCGCCAAGGCCGAGGTCACCGAGCCGTTCCAGCCGATCGTCGACGGTGAGCCGCACACCGACGGCGGCGGCTTCGCGTTCCGTCCCGCCGAGACAAATCTGCGGGACGCCTTCAACGCCGAGCTGGCCAAGCTCAAGGAGAGCGGCGAGCTGCTGCGGATCCTGCGGCCGTTCGGCTTCACGGAGGACGAGATGACGGATCTGACCGCGAAGGAGCTGTGCGGCGGATGA
- a CDS encoding D-2-hydroxyacid dehydrogenase codes for MTSPQKTPSTPPTAGPTTAVTSPGTGSAALPTLLVLDADPPPRLGRLAGRVRIEHADASTLAGRLPSADVLLVWDFTSHAVRAAWPGGGPRPRWVHTASAGVDHLMCPELAASDTVVTNARGIFDRPIAEYVAALVLAMAKDLPRTLEFQRERTWRHRESRGVAGTRACVVGSGPIGRAITGTLEALGVTTALVGRSARAASRGDGVGAPAAAVHGAEDLDRLIAGADWVIAAAPLTERTRGMFDARRFALMQPSAHFVNIGRGPLVVEDALAEALRSHRIAGAALDVFTSEPLAPDNPLWEVPGLIVSPHMSGDTLGWRDELASQFVESYELWAAGEPLPNVVDKQRGYVPGH; via the coding sequence ATGACCTCCCCCCAGAAGACCCCCTCGACTCCCCCCACGGCCGGCCCCACGACCGCCGTGACCAGCCCCGGCACCGGCTCCGCGGCTCTCCCCACGCTGCTCGTCCTGGACGCCGATCCGCCGCCCCGGCTGGGCCGGCTGGCCGGCAGGGTCCGGATCGAGCACGCGGACGCCTCGACGCTCGCCGGGCGGCTGCCGTCCGCCGACGTACTGCTGGTCTGGGACTTCACCTCGCACGCGGTACGCGCCGCCTGGCCGGGCGGGGGGCCGAGGCCGCGCTGGGTGCACACGGCGAGTGCGGGCGTGGACCATCTGATGTGTCCGGAACTCGCCGCCTCCGACACGGTGGTCACCAACGCGCGCGGGATCTTCGACCGGCCGATCGCCGAGTACGTCGCCGCGCTCGTCCTGGCGATGGCGAAGGACCTGCCGCGGACGCTGGAGTTCCAGCGGGAGCGGACCTGGCGCCACCGCGAGTCGCGCGGGGTCGCCGGGACCCGTGCCTGCGTCGTCGGGTCGGGGCCGATCGGCCGGGCGATCACCGGCACGCTCGAGGCGCTCGGGGTCACCACCGCGCTGGTCGGCCGCAGCGCGCGCGCCGCCTCGCGTGGTGACGGCGTCGGTGCCCCCGCCGCTGCCGTGCACGGCGCCGAGGACCTGGACCGGCTGATCGCCGGCGCGGACTGGGTGATCGCCGCCGCACCCCTGACCGAGCGGACCCGGGGCATGTTCGATGCCCGCCGCTTCGCCCTGATGCAGCCGTCCGCCCACTTCGTCAACATCGGCCGCGGCCCGCTGGTCGTCGAGGACGCGCTCGCCGAGGCGCTCCGCAGCCACCGGATCGCGGGCGCCGCCCTGGACGTCTTCACGTCCGAGCCGCTCGCCCCGGACAACCCGCTGTGGGAGGTGCCGGGGCTGATCGTGTCGCCGCACATGAGCGGGGACACCCTCGGGTGGCGGGACGAACTCGCTTCTCAGTTCGTGGAGTCGTACGAGCTGTGGGCCGCGGGCGAACCGCTGCCGAACGTGGTCGACAAGCAGCGCGGGTATGTACCCGGACACTGA